The following are from one region of the Corylus avellana chromosome ca1, CavTom2PMs-1.0 genome:
- the LOC132186686 gene encoding pentatricopeptide repeat-containing protein At4g38150: MAALQVQSRISKLVSRPLPCWWRICRLSSSSLEDAVGVRGRFDDDGDKNSRRNSHQQRPPEPIPNRPLRGPANPKFDNNRRLSAANNKADFEFLDKLKLGVGAKQEPEEEKEGEVKAETSPSPPPPQEAEEIFRKLKETGLIPNAVAMLDGLCKDGLVQEAMKLFGLMREKGTIPEVVIYTAVVEGFCKAQKFDDAKRIFRKMQSNGISPNAVSYSVLIQGFYQCDHLDDAVAFCVEMLEAGHSPNVQTFLGLVTRLCSTKGVEEARSVIATLTQKGFFVNNKAIKEYMEKKPAHPHVWEAIFGNETQEKPFRF, encoded by the coding sequence ATGGCAGCACTGCAAGTGCAGAGCCGGATTTCCAAGCTTGTTTCTAGGCCACTTCCATGTTGGTGGAGAATATGCCGTTTGAGCTCCAGCTCCCTGGAAGATGCCGTCGGCGTCAGAGGACGATTCGACGATGATGGTGACAAGAATAGCCGCCGCAATAGCCACCAACAGCGTCCTCCTGAGCCCATTCCTAACCGGCCTTTGAGAGGCCCTGCAAATCCCAAATTCGACAATAACAGACGACTCTCTGCCGCTAACAATAAAGCCGACTTTGAGTTTCTGGATAAATTGAAGCTTGGAGTTGGTGCGAAACAAGAgccagaagaagaaaaagaaggagaagTAAAGGCGGAGACATCGCCATCTCCGCCGCCACCGCAAGAAGCCGAGGAGATCTTCAGGAAGCTCAAGGAAACGGGTCTGATCCCCAATGCCGTGGCCATGCTCGATGGGCTTTGCAAAGACGGGCTTGTTCAAGAGGCCATGAAGCTCTTCGGGTTGATGCGCGAAAAGGGTACGATTCCTGAAGTGGTTATCTACACCGCCGTCGTGGAAGGCTTCTGCAAGGCCCAGAAGTTCGACGATGCCAAAAGGATTTTCAGGAAAATGCAAAGCAATGGGATTTCTCCCAATGCCGTCTCTTACTCCGTGTTGATACAGGGCTTTTATCAGTGCGACCATTTGGACGACGCCGTTGCCTTTTGTGTCGAGATGTTGGAGGCTGGTCACTCTCCGAATGTCCAAACTTTTCTGGGCTTGGTTACTAGATTGTGTTCGACTAAGGGTGTTGAAGAAGCTCGTTCTGTAATTGCAACGTTAACCCAGAAAGGATTTTTCGTCAACAACAAAGCTATTAAAGAGTATATGGAGAAAAAACCAGCGCACCCACATGTTTGGGAAGCAATCTTCGGGAACGAAACCCAAGAGAAGCCATTTCgtttttga
- the LOC132161586 gene encoding transcription termination factor MTERF6, chloroplastic/mitochondrial, protein MEICSNQRGGSSITWFFRDRGFDDKSIHEMFKKCKRLEGVERERASENWDYLKSIGIQERKLPSIVSKCPKILALGLHEKLVPMVECLSTLGTKPQEVASAIAKFPPILSHSVEEKLCPLLAFFQALGVPEKQLGRMILLNPRLISYSIELKLTQIVDFLAAIGLARDGMIAKVLAKNPFIMGYSVDKRLRPTSDFLKSVGLTEQDLQTVAMNFPEVLCRDVNKVLRPNFAYLKRCGFGDGQIASLITGFPPVLIKSIQNSLEPRIRFLVEVMGRRIDEVTDYPDFFRHGLKKRLELRHKLLKKKNIACSLSEMLDCNQKKFLMKFGFFEGHA, encoded by the coding sequence ATGGAAATCTGCAGCAATCAACGTGGTGGTAGTAGCATCACGTGGTTCTTCAGAGATAGAGGGTTTGATGATAAAAGTATCCAtgaaatgttcaaaaagtgCAAGCGCCTTGAGGGTGTGGAAAGGGAGAGAGCATCCGAGAATTGGGATTACCTCAAAAGCATTGGCATTCAGGAGAGAAAGCTCCCTTCAATTGTTTCAAAGTGCCCCAAGATCCTTGCACTGGGTCTCCATGAGAAGCTTGTTCCCATGGTTGAGTGCCTCTCCACGCTTGGTACAAAACCCCAAGAAGTTGCTTCCGCCATTGCCAAATTTCCTCCCATACTCTCCCATAGTGTGGAAGAGAAGCTCTGTCCACTTCTGGCATTCTTTCAGGCACTTGGTGTCCCTGAAAAGCAACTTGGCAGAATGATATTGCTCAACCCGAGGCTCATCAGCTACAGCATTGAATTGAAGCTGACACAGATAGTGGACTTTCTTGCCGCTATTGGCCTGGCCAGAGATGGGATGATTGCCAAAGTTCTGGCAAAAAACCCATTTATTATGGGTTATAGCGTCGATAAAAGGCTACGCCCCACTTCAGATTTTTTGAAATCAGTAGGTCTTACAGAGCAGGATCTTCAAACAGTGGCAATGAACTTCCCTGAAGTTCTCTGCAGAGATGTGAACAAGGTGCTGAGACCCAATTTCGCTTATCTAAAAAGATGTGGGTTTGGAGATGGACAGATAGCATCTTTGATAACTGGTTTTCCCCCTGTTCTGATAAAGAGCATCCAAAATTCTTTAGAACCTCGGATCAGGTTTCTGGTGGAGGTAATGGGAAGACGGATTGATGAAGTCACTGATTATCCTGACTTCTTTCGGCATGGCTTGAAGAAAAGATTGGAGTTGCGGCACAAacttttgaaaaagaagaatattgcTTGTAGCTTGAGTGAAATGCTGGACTGTAATCAAAAGAAGTTCTTAATGAAGTTTGGTTTCTTTGAAGGGCATGCCTAA
- the LOC132169281 gene encoding probable L-type lectin-domain containing receptor kinase S.5, with protein sequence MNITVAIIILFSLLHLVDIQAAPSIRKNYFAFDPFDDSTDADFLTFNGDSTSLQGVLHVTANKIKEPEKLINMSGRVMYSEPFKLWSSEDSNPTSFKSSFVINLEKVPRWNPAEGLAFVIAPDASMPTESFGGYLGLTNAATNGNQSNRIVAIEFDTEKQDYDPDDNHIGLNINSVISNKTVSLDVHNITLSPETSTNYQVWVHYNGTTKLMEVYMERQGVRKPEEPLLRETINLKNYVSQQSYFGFAASTGNYPHIQKNCVIEWSLEIDALNKESDLIWLKIGLGVGVPAGVILLVLCGVLYVNKRRRRRRRRSDEKSDVFDKSLRWLPGMPKEFKYKDVKKATNNFHESMRLGEGGFGIVYKGILNIENDTTATEIAVKQFSRDKIKSKDDFLAEITIIHRLRHKHLVRLIGWCYEKGKLLLLYDFMPNGSLDTHLYEASNQNTLNWERRYKILADVASALRYLHNEYDQKVVHRDLKASNILLDSDYNARLSDFGLARALDNGRNSYAELGLPGVAGTMGYVAPECFHTGKATPESDVFGFGAVVLEVVCGRSPGTGIDHHQRFYSLVDWVWLLHREGNIQEAVDERLRNEYVVDEAERLLVLGLACSHPIASERPQAQAICQIIGGTMSAPHVPPFKPFFTWPSMDASFRTAEGTVSTTILSSNGCSVNVTAEGFSSSPSSCL encoded by the exons aTGAATATCACCGTTGCTATTATTATCCTTTTCAGCCTTCTGCATCTGGTTGACATTCAAGCTGCACCATccattagaaaaaattatttcgCGTTTGATCCATTTGATGATTCGACGGATGCCGATTTCTTAACCTTTAATGGGGATTCAACCAGTTTGCAAGGAGTCCTTCATGTAACTGCAAACAAAATCAAGGAACCCGAAAAGCTCATTAACATGTCCGGCCGAGTTATGTATTCAGAGCCCTTCAAGCTGTGGTCGTCCGAAGACAGCAACCCTACCTCCTTCAAATCAAGTTTTGTCATAAACCTTGAGAAAGTGCCGAGGTGGAATCCTGCGGAAGGTCTTGCCTTTGTTATAGCCCCGGATGCCTCGATGCCTACAGAAAGTTTTGGGGGATATCTTGGCCTCACCAATGCTGCCACCAATGGAAACCAGAGTAACCGGATCGTGGCTATAGAATTTGATACAGAAAAGCAAGACTACGATCCTGATGACAACCATATTGGCCTTAACATCAACTCTGTTATATCAAACAAGACTGTCTCTCTTGATGTTCATAATATCACTTTGTCTCCAGAAACAAGCACCAATTACCAAGTATGGGTCCACTATAATGGCACGACCAAGCTAATGGAGGTTTACATGGAGAGACAAGGGGTAAGAAAGCCTGAAGAACCTCTTCTCAGAGAGACCATAAACCTGAAAAACTATGTGAGTCAACAATCTTACTTTGGGTTTGCTGCTTCTACAGGTAATTATCCACATATTCAGAAGAATTGTGTCATAGAATGGAGCTTAGAGATAGATGCTCTAAACAAGGAAAGTGATTTGATTTGGTTGAAGATAGGTCTGGGGGTAGGAGTCCCCGCAGGTGTGATATTGTTGGTTCTATGCGGTGTTCTATATGTGAACAagcgaagaagaagaagaagaagaagaagtgatgAGAAGTCAGACGTTTTTGATAAAAGCTTGAGATGGTTGCCTGGGATGCCCAAGGAATTCAAGTATAAGGATGTAAAGAAGGCTACCAACAACTTCCATGAGAGTATGAGGCTGGGTGAAGGTGGGTTTGGTATTGTTTACAAAGGAATTCTGAATATAGAAAATGATACTACTGCAACTGAAATAGCTGTAAAGCAATTCTCCAGAGACAAAATCAAAAGCAAAGATGATTTCTTGGCTGAAATCACCATCATACACCGCCTTCGCCATAAACATCTTGTTCGCTTAATTG GGTGGTGCTATGAAAAGGGAAAGCTACTATTGTTGTACGACTTTATGCCAAATGGTAGTCTTGACACACACCTATATGAGGCTTCCAACCAGAACACTTTGAATTGGGAACGTCGATACAAGATACTAGCAGATGTAGCATCAGCATTGCGTTATTTACACAATGAGTATGACCAGAAGGTTGTGCACCGGGACCTCAAAGCCAGCAACATCTTGCTCGACTCCGACTACAATGCTCGCCTGAGCGACTTTGGCCTTGCTCGAGCCTTAGACAATGGACGGAACTCTTATGCCGAACTAGGATTACCTGGAGTTGCCGGCACCATGGGCTATGTTGCTCCGGAGTGCTTCCACACAGGAAAAGCCACACCAGAATCTGATGTGTTTGGTTTTGGTGCAGTTGTACTAGAGGTAGTGTGTGGCAGAAGTCCCGGGACCGGGATCGATCACCATCAACGCTTCTATTCCTTGGTTGATTGGGTTTGGCTGTTGCATCGTGAAGGAAACATTCAAGAAGCTGTAGATGAGAGGCTCCGCAATGAGTATGTGGTTGATGAAGCAGAGAGGCTTTTAGTTTTGGGACTCGCATGTTCACATCCCATTGCCAGTGAGAGGCCTCAGGCACAGGCTATATGCCAGATTATAGGTGGAACTATGTCGGCCCCTCATGTGCCTCCATTCAAACCATTCTTCACATGGCCTTCGATGGATGCTTCCTTCCGCACCGCTGAGGGTACAGTTTCTACCACAATATTGTCTTCCAATGGTTGTTCTGTTAACGTTACTGCAGAAGGCTTCAGCTCATCCCCGAGTTCATGTCTTTAA
- the LOC132166901 gene encoding probable L-type lectin-domain containing receptor kinase S.5, whose translation MSINVAIIILLITLLHVVEIQAAPLFSGRNNFSFDAFEVADDSFLKRQGDSSINSGALQLTTDTTSDHDAISNRSGRVMYLKPFKLWSSSDDNQASFNSSFLININRQPNWTAGEGLAFVIAPDISIPAASFGQWLGLTNASTNGNQSNQIVAIEFDTEKQDYDPDDNHIGLNINSVISNKTVSLGPHNITLSPEGSTNHKVWLHYNGSSKLMEVYMVRDGEPKPQKPLLSETINLKDHVNQQSYFGFAASTGNFPAIELNCVLKWSLEVDVLKEESDSISLKIGLGVGVPAGVILLVLCGVLYVKKRIRRSEDEDVESNFFDKSLSWLPEMPKEFKYNDIKKATNNFHESMRLGEGGFGIVYKGILNIKDDNTATEIAVKQFSRDKIKGKDDFLAELTIIYRLRHRNLVRLIGWCYDKGKLLLLYDFMPNGSLDKHLYEASNHNTLNWERRYKILADVASALHYLHNEYDQKVVHRDLKASNILLDSDYNARLSDFGLARALDNGRNSYAELGLPGVAGTMGYVAPECFHTGKATPESDVFGFGAVVLEVVCGRSPATGIDHDQRFFSLVDWVWMLHRDGKIQEAVDERLGNEYVVDGAERLLLLGLACSHPIPSERPQAQAICQIIGGTMSVPRVPPFKPLFTWPLMDAPSSSTTESTFSTSTLSSKGCSVTNMSSE comes from the exons ATGAGTATCAACGTTGCTATTATTATCCTTTTGATCACCCTTTTGCATGTGGTTGAAATACAAGCTGCACCGTTGTTTTCAGGACGAAATAATTTCTCGTTTGATGCATTCGAGGTGGCGGATGACAGTTTCTTAAAGCGTCAAGGGGATTCATCCATTAATTCGGGCGCCCTTCAGCTAACCACAGACACAACCAGCGACCACGACGCCATCAGTAACCGGTCTGGCCGAGTTATGTATTTAAAGCCCTTCAAGCTGTGGTCGTCGTCCGATGACAATCAGGCCTCCTTCAACTCAAGTTTCCTCATAAACATTAACAGACAGCCCAACTGGACTGCTGGTGAAGGTCTTGCCTTTGTCATAGCCCCGGATATCTCGATTCCTGCAGCAAGTTTCGGGCAATGGCTTGGCCTCACCAATGCTTCCACCAATGGAAACCAGAGTAACCAGATTGTGGCTATAGAGTTTGATACAGAGAAGCAAGACTATGATCCTGATGACAACCATATTGGCCTTAACATCAACTCTGTTATATCAAACAAGACTGTCTCTCTTGGCCCCCATAATATCACATTGTCCCCTGAAGGAAGCACCAATCACAAAGTCTGGCTCCACTATAATGGCAGCTCCAAGCTAATGGAAGTTTACATGGTGAGAGACGGGGAACCGAAGCCCCAAAAACCTCTTCTCAGCGAGACCATAAACCTGAAAGACCATGTGAATCAACAATCCTACTTTGGGTTTGCTGCTTCTACTGGTAATTTTCCAGCTATTGAGTTGAATTGTGTCTTGAAATGGAGCTTAGAGGTAGATGTTCTAAAGGAGGAAAGTGATTCGATTTCGTTGAAGATAGGTCTGGGGGTGGGAGTCCCTGCAGGTGTGATATTGTTGGTTCTATGTGGTGTTCTATATGTGAAGAAACGAATAAGAAGAAGTGAGGATGAGGATGTGGAGTCTAACTTTTTTGATAAGAGCTTGAGTTGGTTGCCTGAGATGCCCAAGGAATTCAAGTATAATGATATAAAGAAGGCTACCAACAACTTCCATGAGAGTATGAGGCTGGGAGAAGGTGGGTTTGGGATTGTTTACAAAGGAATTCTGAATATCAAGGATGATAATACTGCTACTGAAATAGCTGTAAAGCAATTCTCCAGAGACAAAATCAAAGGCAAAGATGATTTCTTGGCTGAGCTCACCATTATTTATCGCCTTCGCCATAGAAATCTTGTTCGCTTAATTG GGTGGTGCTATGACAAGGGGAAGCTACTATTGCTGTACGACTTTATGCCAAATGGTAGTCTTGACAAACACCTATATGAGGCTTCCAACCACAACACTTTGAATTGGGAACGTCGATACAAGATATTAGCTGATGTAGCATCAGCACTGCATTATTTGCACAATGAGTATGACCAGAAGGTTGTGCACCGTGACCTCAAAGCCAGCAACATCTTGCTCGACTCTGACTACAATGCTCGCCTGAGCGACTTTGGCCTTGCTCGAGCCTTAGACAATGGAAGGAACTCTTATGCCGAACTAGGATTACCTGGAGTCGCCGGCACCATGGGCTATGTTGCTCCGGAGTGCTTCCACACAGGGAAAGCTACACCGGAATCCGACGTGTTCGGTTTTGGTGCAGTGGTACTCGAGGTAGTGTGTGGGAGAAGTCCAGCGACCGGGATCGATCACGATCAACGTTTCTTTTCCTTGGTTGATTGGGTCTGGATGTTACATCGTGATGGCAAGATTCAAGAAGCCGTAGATGAGAGGCTTGGCAATGAGTATGTGGTTGATGGAGCAGAAAGGCTTTTACTTTTGGGACTCGCATGTTCACATCCCATTCCAAGCGAGAGGCCTCAAGCACAGGCTATATGCCAGATCATAGGTGGAACTATGTCGGTCCCCCGTGTACCCCCTTTCAAACCCCTCTTCACATGGCCTTTGATGGATGCTCCCAGCAGCAGTACCACTGAGAGTACATTTTCTACTTCAACATTGTCTTCCAAAGGTTGTTCTGTAACCAACATGAGCAGCGAGTAA